A DNA window from Xiphias gladius isolate SHS-SW01 ecotype Sanya breed wild chromosome 3, ASM1685928v1, whole genome shotgun sequence contains the following coding sequences:
- the fscn2a gene encoding fascin-2a, translating to MPTNGINRALKLQFGLINYENRYLTAEAFGFKVNASGTSMKKKQIWTLEQDEQDGQVVFLRSHLGRYLASDKDGKIACGAEKPDPDCRFLIVPQSDGRWALQSESYLRYFGGSADYLSCFAQVIGEQELWAVHLALHPQASLLSVARKRYAHLSASDGEISVDSNIPWGVDSLVTLVYLEGKYSLKTCDSRFLRNDGKLVKENTNTTSFTLELKSGKLAFKDCDGKYLTPVGPTGTLRSGRCSKPGKDELFDLEESHPQVVFQAANKRFVSVKQGVSISANQDVETDMETFQMEIDKESKKSMFRTNGGSYWTLVTHGEIQSTATEVEVNTMFDIEWRGQRVALKASNGKYVCTKKNGQLSAVSDSVGDGELFLMKLINRPMLILCGENGFVCHHKNSNTLDANRSVYDIFSLIFNDGAYNVKSVNGKFWYVSSNGLVCSDGEKPEDFFLEFLEHGRIAIKGSNGKYLRGDQGGTLMGDGTSVDVSSLWEY from the exons ATGCCCACAAACGGAATTAACAGGGCCCTGAAGCTGCAGTTTGGCCTCATTAACTATGAGAACCGCTACCTGACGGCTGAGGCCTTTGGCTTCAAGGTGAATGCCTCAGGCACCAGCATGAAGAAGAAACAGATCTGGACCTTGGAGCAGGACGAGCAAGATGGCCAAGTAGTGTTCCTCCGCAGCCACCTGGGACGCTATCTGGCCTCTGATAAAGATGGGAAGATTGCATGTGGGGCAGAGAAGCCTGACCCTGACTGCCGTTTCCTTATTGTGCCGCAATCTGATGGTCGCTGGGCACTTCAATCAGAGTCTTACCTGCGTTACTTTGGAGGCTCCGCTGACTACCTGTCCTGCTTTGCCCAAGTCATTGGGGAACAAGAGCTGTGGGCCGTCCATTTGGCTTTACACCCACAGGCCAGCCTGCTCAGTGTGGCACGTAAGCGCTATGCCCATCTGTCTGCTTCAGATGGAGAGATCTCAGTGGACAGCAACATTCCCTGGGGAGTGGACTCCCTGGTCACCTTGGTATACCTGGAAGGCAAGTACAGCCTGAAGACCTGTGACAGCCGTTTCCTCAGAAATGATGGCAAACTGGTGAAGGAGAACACCAATACTACTAGCTTCACACTGGAGCTGAAATCTGGCAAGCTGGCCTTTAAGGACTGTGATGGAAAATATCTGACCCCAGTTGGTCCAACAGGAACACTGCGTTCTGGCAGATGCTCCAAGCCTGGAAAAGATGAGCTGTTTGATCTCGAGGAGAGTCATCCACAAGTAGTTTTTCAAGCCGCCAATAAAAGATTTGTCTCAGTCAAGCAAG GAGTGAGTATTTCAGCCAATCAGGATGTGGAGACAGACATGGAGACCTTCCAAATGGAGATTGATAAGGAGAGCAAAAAGTCCATGTTCAGGACCAATGGCGGATCCTACTGGACTCTAGTGACTCACGGAGAGATCCAGTCCACTGCCACAGAAGT agaGGTCAACACAATGTTTGACATTGAGTGGCGAGGACAGAGGGTGGCACTCAAGGCAAGTAATGGAAAGTATGTGTGTACAAAGAAGAATGGGCAGCTCTCAGCAGTCAGCGATTCAGTGG GAGATGGTGAATTATTCTTGATGAAACTCATCAACCGCCCTATGCTGATCCTCTGTGGAGAGAATGGCTTTGTTTGTCACCACAAGAATTCCAACACTCTGGATGCAAATCGTTCCGTCTACGACATTTTCTCATTGATCTTCAATGACGGCGCCTACAATgtaaaaa GTGTGAATGGAAAGTTCTGGTACGTCTCTAGCAATGGCTTGGTGTGCTCAGATGGAGAAAAGCCAGAGGACTTTTTCCTTGAGTTCCTGGAACATGGACGCATCGCAATCAAAGGCTCCAATGGCAAGTATCTTCGTGGAGACCAGGGAGGCACGCTTATGGGTGATGGTACATCTGTCGATGTATCTTCTCTCTGGGAGTACTGA